In one window of Candidatus Acidiferrales bacterium DNA:
- a CDS encoding DegT/DnrJ/EryC1/StrS family aminotransferase, which yields MDPSSLTNKTQNPIPMVDLRAQYATIREQIRAAIEAVLDSQHFILGPQVQALEEEIARYCGRRFAVGVASGTDALILALRACGIGPGDEVIVPSFSFIATADSVSLLGATPVFVDIQPETFCINPAKIAAKITPRTRAVIPVHLYGQPADMDPILELAHQHNLKVIEDNAHAIGATYKGKKTASLGDAGCISFYPSKNLGAYGDGGMIVTDSEELCRHLRSLRNHGSTKRYFSEEQGWNSRLDEIQAAILRVKLRHLDAWNAGRRANAAHYDALLNRLPGVVVPKVAPWGEHVFHQYTIRVPHRDRVQKVLADQGIASTVYYPTPVHLQPIYASLQHQPGDLPETERAAAEVLSLPMYPELTVTQIERVVDVVSSALQA from the coding sequence ATGGACCCAAGCTCATTGACCAACAAGACCCAAAACCCCATCCCGATGGTCGATCTCCGCGCGCAGTACGCCACCATCCGGGAGCAGATCCGCGCCGCTATCGAGGCCGTGCTCGATTCCCAGCACTTTATTCTCGGACCGCAAGTGCAAGCATTGGAGGAGGAGATCGCTCGCTACTGCGGCCGGCGATTCGCGGTGGGCGTGGCTTCCGGCACCGATGCGCTGATCTTGGCGCTGCGGGCATGCGGGATTGGCCCAGGCGATGAGGTGATTGTGCCCTCCTTCAGTTTCATCGCCACCGCCGACTCGGTCAGCTTGCTGGGGGCAACGCCGGTATTTGTCGATATCCAGCCTGAGACGTTCTGCATCAATCCGGCAAAAATCGCCGCCAAGATTACTCCTCGGACGAGGGCCGTCATCCCGGTTCACCTTTACGGGCAGCCGGCGGATATGGATCCGATCCTCGAACTCGCTCACCAGCACAACCTGAAGGTCATCGAAGACAACGCCCACGCGATCGGGGCCACCTACAAGGGAAAGAAGACCGCGAGCCTGGGCGACGCGGGCTGCATCAGCTTCTATCCCAGCAAAAATCTGGGTGCGTACGGTGATGGCGGCATGATTGTCACGGATTCAGAGGAGCTCTGCCGACACCTGCGTTCGCTTCGCAACCACGGCAGCACAAAGAGATACTTCAGCGAAGAGCAGGGCTGGAACAGCCGCCTCGACGAAATTCAGGCAGCAATTCTACGGGTGAAGTTGCGGCACCTTGATGCGTGGAATGCCGGACGCCGGGCGAACGCAGCGCATTATGATGCGCTTCTCAACCGTCTGCCGGGAGTGGTGGTGCCGAAGGTGGCCCCGTGGGGCGAGCATGTCTTCCATCAATACACTATCCGCGTGCCCCACCGCGATCGTGTACAGAAAGTTTTGGCGGATCAAGGCATCGCCAGTACGGTTTACTATCCCACTCCCGTCCACTTGCAGCCAATCTATGCTTCACTTCAGCACCAGCCAGGCGATCTGCCCGAAACCGAGCGCGCCGCTGCCGAAGTCTTGTCCCTCCCGATGTATCCCGAATTGACGGTGACTCAGATCGAGCGCGTCGTGGACGTGGTCTCGAGCGCGCTCCAAGCTTGA